The following coding sequences are from one Streptococcus mitis window:
- the mntE gene encoding CDF family manganese efflux transporter MntE, with product MKQSISNLKLAERGAIISISTYLLLSAAKLATGHLLDSSSLVADGFNNVSDIIGNVALLIGIRMARQPADRDHRFGHWKIEDLASLITSIIMFYVGFDVLRDTIQKIISREETVIDPLGATLGIISAAIMFVVYLYNTRLSKKSNSKALKSAAKDNLSDAVTSLGTTIAILASSFNYPIVDKLVAIIITFFILKTAYDIFIESSFSLSDGFDDRLLEDYQKAIMEIPKISKVKSQRGRTYGSNIYLDITLEMNPDLSVYESHEIADQVESMLEERFGVFDTDVHIEPAPIPEDEILGNVYKKLLMREQLIDQGNQLEELLADDFVYIRQDGEQMDKEAYKAVKELNSAIKDIQITSISQKTKLICYELDGIVHTSIWRRHETWQNIFHQETKKE from the coding sequence ATGAAGCAATCTATTTCAAATCTCAAGTTAGCTGAGCGTGGGGCCATCATCAGTATTTCGACCTACCTGCTCTTATCTGCAGCCAAATTAGCAACTGGCCACCTTCTTGATTCATCCAGTTTGGTGGCAGATGGTTTCAATAACGTATCCGATATCATTGGAAATGTGGCCCTCTTGATTGGGATTCGAATGGCACGCCAGCCTGCGGACCGTGACCACCGTTTTGGTCACTGGAAGATTGAAGATTTGGCTAGCTTAATCACTTCCATCATTATGTTTTATGTTGGCTTTGATGTGCTGCGGGATACCATTCAAAAGATTATCAGTCGTGAAGAAACGGTCATTGATCCTCTGGGTGCAACTCTAGGAATCATTTCTGCAGCGATTATGTTTGTGGTTTATCTCTACAACACTCGCCTCAGTAAGAAATCTAACTCCAAGGCACTGAAGTCCGCTGCTAAGGACAATCTTTCTGATGCTGTTACCTCTCTTGGTACGACCATTGCCATCCTGGCTAGTAGTTTCAATTATCCCATTGTGGATAAACTGGTCGCTATCATCATCACTTTCTTTATCTTGAAAACTGCCTATGATATCTTCATTGAGTCTTCCTTTAGTCTTTCAGATGGTTTCGACGACCGTCTGCTTGAGGATTATCAAAAGGCTATCATGGAAATTCCCAAAATCAGTAAGGTTAAGTCCCAAAGAGGTCGTACCTACGGTAGTAACATCTACCTGGATATTACGCTAGAAATGAATCCTGACTTGTCGGTTTATGAAAGTCACGAGATTGCGGATCAAGTCGAGTCTATGCTGGAAGAGCGTTTTGGAGTCTTTGATACCGATGTCCATATCGAGCCAGCACCTATCCCTGAGGATGAGATTTTAGGCAATGTCTACAAAAAATTGCTCATGCGTGAACAATTGATTGATCAGGGAAATCAACTGGAAGAACTCTTGGCTGACGATTTTGTCTATATTCGCCAAGACGGAGAGCAGATGGATAAAGAGGCCTATAAAGCTGTAAAAGAGTTGAATTCTGCTATCAAGGACATTCAAATTACTTCCATCAGTCAAAAGACCAAACTCATCTGCTATGAATTGGATGGCATCGTCCATACCAGTATCTGGCGACGCCACGAAACTTGGCAAAATATCTTTCATCAAGAAACCAAAAAAGAATAG
- a CDS encoding ABC-F family ATP-binding cassette domain-containing protein: MSDFIVEKLSKSVGDKTVFKDISFIIHDLDRIGLIGVNGTGKTTLLDVLSGVSGFDGDVSPFSAKNDYQIGYLTQDPDFDDSKTVLDTVLSSDLKEIQLIREYELIMLNYSEDKQARLERVMAEMDSLQAWEIESQVKTVLSKLGIQNLSTPVGELSGGLRRRVQLAQVLLGNHDLLLLDEPTNHLDIATIEWLTLFLKNSKKTVLFITHDRYFLDALSTRIFELDRAGLTEYQGNYQDYVRLKAEQDERDAALLHKKEQLYKQELAWMRRQPQARATKQQARINRFHDLKKEISGGVAETDLTMNFETSRIGKKVIEFQDVSFAYENKPILQDFNLLVQAKDRIGIVGDNGVGKSTLLNLIAGSLEPTAGQVVIGETVRIAYFSQQIEGLDESKRVINYLQEVAEEVKTSGGSSTSIAELLEQFLFPRSTHGTLIEKLSGGEKKRLYLLKLLLEKPNVLLLDEPTNDLDIATLTVLENFLQGFAGPVLTVSHDRYFLDKVANKILAFEDGKIRPFFGHYTDYLDEKAFETDMANQVQKAEKEKVVKVREDKKRMTYQEKQEWASIESDIEALENRIAAIEEEMQANGSDFGKLATLQKELDEKNEALLEKYERYEYLSEFDS; this comes from the coding sequence ATGAGTGATTTTATCGTTGAAAAACTAAGTAAATCCGTTGGTGACAAGACCGTTTTTAAGGATATTTCCTTTATCATCCATGACCTAGACAGAATTGGTTTGATTGGTGTCAATGGAACAGGGAAGACCACCCTTTTAGATGTTCTTTCTGGTGTTTCTGGATTTGATGGGGATGTTAGTCCCTTTTCAGCTAAGAATGATTACCAGATTGGTTACTTGACTCAAGATCCTGATTTTGATGATAGCAAGACGGTTTTGGATACGGTCCTCTCCAGCGACCTCAAGGAAATCCAACTCATTCGTGAGTATGAGTTGATCATGCTCAACTACAGTGAGGACAAGCAGGCTCGTTTGGAACGTGTCATGGCAGAAATGGATTCTCTCCAAGCTTGGGAAATTGAGAGTCAGGTCAAGACGGTTCTTAGTAAGCTGGGTATTCAGAACTTATCTACTCCAGTTGGAGAATTGTCAGGTGGTCTAAGAAGAAGAGTCCAGTTGGCGCAAGTCTTACTTGGCAATCACGACCTCTTGCTTTTGGATGAGCCAACCAACCATCTGGATATTGCGACTATTGAGTGGCTGACCCTCTTTTTGAAAAATTCAAAGAAGACCGTCCTTTTTATTACCCACGATCGTTATTTCCTAGACGCTTTGTCAACTCGAATTTTCGAATTGGATCGCGCAGGCTTGACCGAGTATCAAGGCAATTATCAGGACTATGTTCGCCTAAAGGCGGAACAGGATGAGCGCGATGCGGCTCTTCTTCACAAAAAAGAACAACTCTACAAACAAGAATTGGCCTGGATGCGCAGACAACCGCAGGCGCGTGCGACCAAGCAGCAGGCTCGTATCAATCGTTTCCACGACCTGAAAAAGGAAATTTCAGGTGGAGTTGCTGAGACAGACTTGACCATGAACTTTGAAACCAGTCGTATTGGGAAGAAAGTCATAGAGTTTCAGGATGTTTCCTTTGCCTATGAAAACAAGCCTATTTTGCAAGATTTTAATCTCTTGGTGCAGGCCAAAGACCGTATTGGAATCGTTGGGGACAACGGTGTTGGAAAATCAACCCTGCTTAATCTGATTGCAGGCAGTCTTGAGCCGACAGCAGGACAAGTTGTGATTGGGGAAACTGTTCGTATCGCCTATTTCTCTCAGCAAATTGAGGGTTTGGATGAAAGTAAGCGAGTGATCAATTACTTGCAGGAAGTGGCAGAAGAGGTCAAGACCAGCGGTGGTTCTAGTACTTCGATTGCAGAGTTGCTGGAGCAGTTCCTTTTCCCACGTTCGACGCATGGAACCTTGATTGAGAAATTGTCTGGTGGAGAGAAAAAACGTCTTTATCTCCTCAAACTGCTCTTGGAAAAACCAAATGTTCTTCTCTTGGACGAACCGACAAATGACCTAGATATTGCGACCTTGACAGTTTTGGAGAATTTCTTGCAAGGCTTTGCTGGTCCAGTTTTGACTGTTAGCCATGACCGCTATTTCTTGGATAAGGTAGCGAACAAGATTCTCGCTTTTGAGGATGGCAAGATTCGTCCTTTCTTTGGTCATTACACCGACTACCTTGATGAAAAGGCCTTTGAAACAGATATGGCCAATCAAGTGCAAAAGGCTGAAAAGGAAAAAGTAGTCAAGGTCCGAGAAGACAAGAAACGCATGACCTACCAAGAAAAGCAGGAGTGGGCAAGTATTGAAAGCGATATTGAAGCCTTGGAAAATCGTATCGCTGCGATTGAAGAGGAAATGCAGGCTAACGGCTCTGACTTTGGCAAACTAGCGACTCTCCAAAAAGAACTGGATGAGAAAAACGAGGCACTCCTTGAAAAATACGAACGCTATGAGTATCTAAGTGAATTTGATAGCTAG
- a CDS encoding CCA tRNA nucleotidyltransferase: protein MRLTQMPSEFQKALPVLEKIKEAGFEAYFVGGSVRDALLNRPIHDVDIATSSYPEETKQIFPRTADIGIEHGTVLVLDGDEEYEVTTFRTEDVYVDYRRPSAVSFVRSLEEDLKRRDFTVNAFALDETGEIIDLFHGLEDLEKQVLRAVGVASERFNEDALRIMRGFRFQASLGFELESETFKAMKTLTPLLEKISVERTFVEFDKLLLAPFWRRGLASMIESQAYDYLPDMAASQDKLNRLFDLETDFTFESSEQAWAALLWALEIENAQPFLKAWKTSRQFAKQVQDLLTILALREKGELSKRDCYRFDLALLLQAENLRRAQGKEVNPQAITETYQSLTIHDKKEIQINGGILIKEYGYQPGPDLGEILTEIEYAIVDGELENDRQAIHAYLRENK from the coding sequence ATGAGATTAACGCAAATGCCTTCTGAATTTCAGAAGGCTTTACCAGTATTAGAAAAAATTAAAGAAGCAGGTTTTGAGGCCTATTTTGTTGGAGGTTCTGTTCGAGATGCCCTCCTCAATCGTCCCATCCACGATGTGGATATTGCGACGTCTTCTTATCCAGAAGAAACCAAGCAGATTTTTCCGCGAACAGCCGATATCGGAATCGAGCATGGAACCGTCTTGGTTTTAGATGGGGATGAGGAGTATGAGGTAACCACCTTTCGGACAGAAGATGTCTATGTGGACTATCGTAGACCCAGTGCGGTTTCCTTTGTGCGTTCGCTAGAAGAAGATCTCAAACGCCGTGATTTCACAGTCAATGCCTTTGCCCTGGACGAGACAGGAGAAATCATTGACTTGTTCCATGGTTTAGAAGATTTGGAAAAGCAAGTCTTACGAGCAGTTGGAGTGGCTAGTGAGCGTTTCAACGAAGATGCTTTACGGATTATGCGTGGTTTCCGTTTTCAGGCTAGTCTTGGCTTTGAGCTTGAGTCAGAAACATTTAAAGCTATGAAGACTTTGACGCCACTTTTGGAGAAAATTTCTGTGGAGCGTACCTTCGTTGAGTTTGATAAACTCTTGCTGGCTCCATTTTGGAGAAGGGGCTTGGCTTCCATGATTGAGAGTCAAGCTTATGACTATCTCCCTGATATGGCAGCTAGCCAGGACAAGCTCAATAGACTGTTTGATTTGGAGACTGATTTCACCTTTGAATCTTCAGAGCAAGCTTGGGCGGCTTTACTGTGGGCTTTGGAGATTGAAAATGCGCAGCCATTTTTGAAAGCTTGGAAGACCTCACGTCAGTTTGCTAAGCAAGTTCAGGATTTGCTGACTATTTTGGCCTTGCGTGAAAAGGGAGAATTGAGCAAGCGCGATTGTTATCGCTTTGACTTGGCTTTGCTTTTACAAGCTGAAAATCTTCGTCGGGCTCAAGGAAAAGAAGTTAATCCACAAGCCATCACAGAAACCTACCAGAGTCTGACCATTCATGACAAAAAAGAAATTCAGATTAATGGTGGCATTTTAATCAAGGAATATGGCTATCAGCCGGGTCCAGACTTGGGAGAGATTTTAACAGAGATTGAGTATGCCATTGTCGATGGAGAATTGGAAAATGACCGTCAAGCCATCCATGCTTATCTGAGGGAGAATAAATGA